The following coding sequences are from one Megamonas funiformis window:
- the glgD gene encoding glucose-1-phosphate adenylyltransferase subunit GlgD, which translates to MKNVLGIMDLYEDDKQIRTLTTKRPVATLPFAGRYRLLDFALSSMVNSGITKIGMMMPAKSRSILDHLRSGKDWDLARRHDGLFYLPAIKMDKDSRNGNLQSFYRHMSFIRQSEQEYVLICNSRFVYNIDFTTALRFHQNTSADITMVYHIENKERPDNATILQTGENGLVTEIANRPAVYENSKVFMGIYLMSRKKFMEIISTAYERGGYDFLIDGILRHQDNLNIYGFQHEGYVSEICSTSSYFKTNMDLLEPEIWEELFMGYNPIYTRVRDEAPVQYKKQAKVNNSLVANGCVIEGSVENSILFRGVKIGKGVQVKNSVIMQNCELQDDALVENVICDKNVVVSDGKWLKGAENYPLIIEKNTVI; encoded by the coding sequence ATGAAAAATGTTCTCGGAATAATGGATTTATATGAAGACGATAAACAAATAAGAACACTTACAACAAAAAGACCTGTTGCAACATTACCTTTTGCAGGTCGTTATCGTTTATTAGACTTTGCTTTATCTAGCATGGTTAACTCTGGTATTACAAAAATTGGTATGATGATGCCAGCAAAATCTCGTTCTATCTTAGACCATCTTCGTTCTGGTAAAGACTGGGATTTAGCACGTCGTCATGATGGTTTATTCTATTTACCAGCTATAAAAATGGATAAAGATAGCCGTAATGGTAACTTACAGTCTTTCTATAGACATATGAGCTTTATCAGACAGTCTGAACAAGAATATGTATTAATCTGCAACAGCCGTTTTGTTTATAATATAGACTTTACTACAGCTCTTCGTTTCCATCAGAATACTAGTGCTGATATCACTATGGTTTACCATATTGAAAATAAAGAACGTCCAGATAATGCAACTATTTTACAGACTGGTGAAAATGGTCTTGTTACAGAAATTGCTAACCGTCCAGCTGTTTATGAAAATTCCAAAGTATTCATGGGTATTTATTTAATGTCCCGTAAAAAATTCATGGAAATCATATCTACAGCATATGAACGTGGTGGCTATGATTTCTTGATTGATGGTATTTTACGTCATCAGGATAATTTAAATATTTATGGCTTCCAACATGAAGGTTATGTATCTGAAATCTGCTCTACAAGTTCCTATTTCAAAACTAATATGGACTTGTTAGAACCAGAAATTTGGGAAGAATTATTCATGGGTTATAACCCAATCTATACAAGAGTTCGTGATGAAGCTCCTGTACAGTACAAAAAACAAGCAAAAGTTAATAATTCTTTAGTTGCAAATGGTTGCGTAATTGAAGGTTCTGTAGAAAACAGTATCTTATTCCGTGGTGTTAAAATCGGAAAAGGCGTTCAAGTTAAAAATAGCGTAATCATGCAGAATTGTGAATTACAAGATGATGCTCTAGTAGAAAATGTAATTTGCGATAAAAATGTAGTAGTATCCGATGGTAAATGGTTAAAAGGTGCTGAAAATTATCCATTGATCATTGAAAAAAATACAGTTATTTGA